A stretch of Komagataella phaffii GS115 chromosome 2, complete sequence DNA encodes these proteins:
- a CDS encoding Catabolic L-serine (L-threonine) deaminase, catalyzes the degradation of L-serine and L-threonine, with translation MTYAHPLQADINPYLRTPLVESVSLSRLAGCRVFLKYECSQPSGSFKSRGLGMLVHHSVNEAKKLGYEQRPHFYSSSGGNAGYATALACTLYDAPCTVVMPATGAKVILHGNNIQEADLYLRGLLNKRKEEDDFNCVYCHPFDNPVIWEGHSTIVDEIIDADINISKLRAVACSVGGGGLLNGIVQGLLRNGLTIPVIGIETEGAPTLQKTMEKNQVTHLETFDTVATSLACKYVPQKTLEYCQNYDIRSVLVSDKQAVTSCIKFSFDHNVIVEPACGACLASIYFSKLDHLGLNLQPDDAVVIIVCGGSSTTFEDLHEFAISLA, from the exons ATGACTTACGCACATCCCTTGCAAGCGGATATCAACCCCTACTTACGAACTCCATTAGTGGAATCAGTTTCACTCAGCAGGCTGGCTGGCTGTAGAGTATTTCTCAAATACGAATGCTCACAGCCTTCAGGCTCATTCAAATCAAGAGGACTGGGTATGTTAGTGCACCATTCTGTCAACgaagcaaagaaactgGGATACGAACAACGCCCTCATTTTTATTCATCCTCCGGTGGAAATGCAGGATATGCAACAGCTCTCGCATGTACTCTCTACGACGCTCCTTGTACTGTGGTGATGCCA GCAACGGGAGCTAAGGTAATTCTCCATGGGAACAACATTCAAGAGGCAGACTTATATCTAAGAGGGCTTTTAAACAAAcgaaaagaagaggatgattTCAATTGTGTGTATTGCCATCCTTTTGACAACCCCGTGATCTGGGAGGGGCATTCAACCATTGTTGATGAGATTATTGATGCAGATATAAACATATCTAAACTGCGAGCAGTTGCATGCAGTGTAGGAGGAGGAGGTCTCCTTAATGGAATTGTTCAAGGACTTTTAAGAAATGGATTGACAATTCCCGTAATAGGAATAGAAACTGAAGGCGCTCCTACTCTTCAGAAGACTATGGAGAAGAATCAAGTGACTCACCTGGAAACATTTGATACTGTCGCTACTTCATTGGCATGTAAGTACGTGCCTCAGAAGACGCTTGAGTATTGTCAGAATTATGATATTAGATCAGTTCTTGTTTCTGATAAACAGGCGGTGACAAGTTGCATCAAATTTAGTTTTGATCATAATGTGATAGTTGAACCAGCGTGTGGAGCTTGTTTGGCCTCAATTTACTTCAGCAAGCTGGACCATCTAGGCTTGAATTTGCAACCCGATGATGCTGTAGTTATTATTGTATGTGGAGGGTCAAGCACTACTTTCGAAGACCTTCATGAGTTCGCGATATCTCTCGCTTGA
- a CDS encoding Beta subunit of succinyl-CoA ligase, which is a mitochondrial enzyme of the TCA cycle: protein MYRLFNRSVIRPFAQQRRCLSIHEYRSADLLRAYDVPVPRGGAADSPEEAYKIAQNLHSDGLVIKAQALTGGRGKGHFDSGLQGGVKLVSTPEEVRDLAGQMLQHNLITKQSGAAGKLVSAVYVVERKDAVHEAYLAILVDRVSQKPAIVVSSQGGMDIEGVAAKDPSAIKTFPIDLKTGVTDSLAAEIASNLGFSPEAQVNAQDSIKKLYQIFMEKDATQIEINPLSEVSGNEVLCMDAKFGFDDSALFRHSDVESWRDPTQEDADEVEAGKWGLNFIKLDGNIGCLVNGAGLAMATMDIIKLYGGEPANFLDCGGGATPESIEKAFRLILTEDKVKGIFVNIFGGIVRCDYVAQGLIAATKSLDLSIPVVVRLNGTNLSQAEKLIEESGLKLYSFKDLDPAAEKIVELTK from the coding sequence ATGTACCGATTATTCAATCGATCTGTGATAAGACCTTTTGCTCAGCAAAGACGTTGCTTATCAATTCATGAGTATCGTTCTGCTGACTTGCTTCGTGCTTATGATGTACCAGTTCCTCGTGGAGGTGCTGCCGATAGCCCAGAGGAGGCATATAAAATCGCCCAGAACTTGCATTCAGATGGTCTAGTAATAAAGGCTCAAGCATTGACTGGTGGTCGTGGAAAAGGTCATTTTGATTCTGGTCTACAAGGCGGTGTCAAGTTGGTTTCGACTCCAGAAGAAGTACGTGACTTGGCAGGCCAGATGTTGCAGCACAATCTGATCACTAAACAATCCGGCGCCGCAGGTAAACTTGTTTCCGCTGTGTATGTTGTTGAACGTAAGGATGCAGTTCATGAGGCTTACTTGGCTATTCTGGTGGACAGGGTTTCTCAGAAGCCTGCAATTGTTGTTTCATCGCAGGGTGGTATGGATATAGAAGGTGTTGCTGCTAAAGATCCTAGCGCTATCAAAACTTTCCcaattgacttgaaaaCTGGTGTCACCGATTCATTGGCGGCCGAAATTGCCTCCAACCTAGGTTTTTCTCCTGAGGCACAGGTCAATGCCCAAGATTCCATTAAGAAATTGTACCAAATCTTCATGGAGAAAGATGCTACTCAGATCGAAATTAATCCATTGTCAGAAGTCTCAGGCAATGAAGTACTTTGCATGGATGCtaagtttggatttgaCGATTCCGCATTATTTAGACATTCTGATGTGGAGTCGTGGAGGGACCCCACACAGGAGGACGCTGATGAAGTGGAGGCTGGCAAATGGGGCCTTAACTTTATCAAGCTTGATGGTAATATAGGTTGTCTAGTAAATGGTGCTGGATTGGCAATGGCCACAATGGATATTATCAAACTTTATGGAGGTGAACCTGCTAACTTTTTAGATTGCGGGGGAGGTGCTACTCCAGAGTCTATTGAGAAGGCCTTTCGCTTGATCCTCACGGAAGATAAAGTCAAGGGAATTTTTGTCAACATTTTTGGCGGTATTGTTCGTTGTGATTATGTTGCGCAGGGTCTGATTGCAGCCACAAAGTCGCTCGATTTAAGTATCCCTGTTGTTGTCAGACTTAATGGTACCAATCTTTCtcaagctgaaaaattgattgaagagTCGGGTCTTAAACTgtattctttcaaagatttagATCCTGCTGCTGAGAAAATTGTTGAACTAACAAAATGA
- a CDS encoding Protein involved in clathrin cage assembly — translation MTTYEKIVKGATKLKVAAPKPKYIEPILLATSSRYDGRNDDLKSVLSALAGRIQDPSWSVVYKSLIVLHIMIREGEENVTLKYLSRHVSMLEPRKLSRDGHYGARSIVQYSKYLAARAREFSKTQVDFVRDEKSSNSSSSSNSEKKGGILRTLSVDKGLLREVESVQRQIESLLKCEFAESEVNNDIVLTSFRMLVYDLLALYQCLNEGVINILEHYFEMSKVDAERALGIYKDFVDQTVDVVKYLKVAKHLEHSTKLHVPTIKHAPTELAGSLEDYLNDKDFEINRRQYLAEKQTKSNKSHSPVRRTSSTLPASQRGTAQQTSLNVQTTGTNPWGTTPQAFAYQPIQNVQSSSQQQMTAVLPYQLTSVNEESLSFSQSHAPTGNARPPLPPTTSFYQPSIQPVFTGVGFGGYTGGNQVAVQTTGNPFFQSSSAANQIGAQPQNIGTPGQNQTYFQGDHFNQQSNQFGNQHLNNQAVGQSYGNSHSTNKIGANNPLKRANTNPFAFQSTGSQPVALNNSRSNPFSTVSQPAASTGNPFASSSSPHVQLSHQPTAGGLEKVPTVSVFPETRQQQQQSQHQMPNYATYSSYNGPSLI, via the exons ATGACCACTTACGAAAAAATTGTCAAG GGTGCTACGAAACTCAAGGTAGCAGCACCAAAACCCAAATATATTGAGCCCATACTTTTGGCTACTTCTAGTCGGTATGATGGAAGaaatgatgatttgaaatctGTTCTGTCCGCCTTGGCTGGTCGCATTCAGGATCCATCCTGGTCAGTAGTATACAAGTCGCTCATCGTATTGCATATAATGATACGAGAAGGCGAAGAAAATGttactttgaaatacttgaGCAGACATGTATCAATGTTAGAACCTCGAAAATTATCCCGAGATGGACACTATGGTGCCAGATCAATAGTACAGTATTCGAAATACCTGGCAGCTAGGGCCCGAGAGTTCTCTAAAACTCAGGTTGATTTTGTTCGGGACGAAAAATCATCCAATAGTTCCAGCAGTTCTAACTCAGAGAAAAAGGGGGGCATTTTGCGTACTCTTTCCGTCGATAAAGGTCTACTAAGAGAAGTTGAAAGTGTGCAGCGTCAAATTGAGAGTCTATTAAAATGTGAATTTGCAGAGAGTGAAGTCAACAACGACATCGTTCTGACAAGTTTCCGTATGCTGGTTTATGACCTTCTTGCACTTTACCAATGCTTGAACGAAGGAGTGATTAATATTTTGGAACATTACTTTGAAATGAGTAAAGTTGATGCTGAGAGAGCATTAGGTATCTATAAAGATTTTGTAGACCAGACGGTGGATGTGGTGAAGTATCTTAAAGTGGCAAAACATCTAGAGCATAGTACGAAGCTCCACGTTCCAACTATCAAACATGCACCAACTGAACTTGCCggatctttggaagattatttgaatgataaagactttgaaatcaacCGACGCCAGTATTTGGCTGAGAAGCAAACAAAATCTAACAAGTCTCACTCCCCTGTGCGAAGGACTTCCTCAACTCTTCCCGCATCTCAACGAGGTACTGCGCAACAAACTTCTCTGAATGTTCAAACGACCGGGACCAACCCATGGGGAACCACACCGCAAGCATTTGCTTACCAACCTATACAGAATGTCCAAAGCTCTTCGCAGCAGCAGATGACAGCTGTGTTACCATATCAACTGACGTCTGTTAATGAAGAGTCATTATCGTTCTCGCAATCTCACGCCCCCACTGGCAACGCACGGCCTCCACTTCCTCCAACTACCAGTTTCTATCAACCTTCAATCCAGCCAGTATTTACTGGGGTGGGGTTTGGAGGATACACTGGTGGTAATCAAGTTGCTGTTCAGACGACTGGAAACcctttttttcaaagctcATCTGCCGCTAATCAGATAGGTGCACAACCGCAGAATATTGGTACGCCTggtcaaaatcaaactTACTTTCAGGGCGACCACTTCAATCAGCAAAGCAATCAATTTGGCAACCAACATTTAAACAATCAGGCAGTTGGGCAGTCTTATGGAAATAGTCATTCAACGAACAAGATAGGAGCAAACAATCCCCTTAAGCGAGCCAACACTAACCCCTTTGCCTTTCAGTCAACTGGTTCGCAACCTGTTGCTCTGAATAATAGTAGGTCCAATCCATTTTCAACCGTTTCTCAACCTGCAGCTAGTACAGGTAACCCATTTGCTTCCTCCTCTTCGCCACATGTCCAGCTTTCTCATCAGCCAACTGCCGGGGGTTTAGAAAAGGTACCAACTGTATCAGTTTTCCCTGAAACTaggcagcagcaacaacagtCGCAGCACCAAATGCCAAATTATGCAACTTATTCGTCTTATAATGGCCCTAGTCTCATTTGA
- a CDS encoding Subunit of the cytosolic chaperonin Cct ring complex, related to Tcp1p translates to MQAPVVFMSMLSLFEAPIDRSHLFGSICQVFFLSASILTFSIDTSTVRQTGRQAQISNITAAKAVADIIRTCLGPKAMLKMLLDPMGGIVLTNDGHAILREIDVAHPAAKSMIELSRTQDEEVGDGTTTVIILAAEILAQTFPYIEKNIHPVVIIQALKQALSDALATIERVSKPIDTNDEKSMVKLIAASIGTKYVAQWSDHMCHLALKAVTTVKVLQPDGRSEIDIKRYAKVEKIPGGEVSDSYVLDGVMFNKDVVHPKMRRRIENPRVLLLDSPLEYKKGESQTNIEITKEEDWARILEIEEEQVRLMCEQILSLKPDVVITEKGVSDLAQHYLLKGGCSALRRLKKSDNNRVARVTGATIVNRLEDLKESDIGTRCGLFSVDLIGDEYYASMSRCRDPQACTVVLRGASKDILNEVERNLQDAMSVARNVFLEPRLAPGGGATEMAVSVALAEHARSLEGVQQWPYQAVADAFEVIPRTLIQNCGGHSIRVLSQLRAKHATGEYNWGIDGEQGKVVNMDEYGIWEPAAIKLQSVKTAIESACLLLRVDDIVSGVRRQPE, encoded by the coding sequence ATGCAAGCACCTGTGGTATTTATGAGTATGTTATCTCTTTTTGAAGCTCCAATTGACAGGAGTCACCTTTTTGGGTCTATCTGCcaagttttttttttgagtGCCTCTATATTAACATTTTCAATAGACACGTCGACTGTTCGCCAGACCGGCCGTCAAGCTCAAATTTCCAACATCACTGCTGCCAAGGCAGTTGCAGATATTATTCGTACATGTCTTGGTCCTAAAGCGATGCTGAAAATGTTGCTGGATCCAATGGGAGGTATTGTACTGACTAATGATGGTCATGCAATACTGAGAGAAATCGATGTTGCTCACCCTGCAGCTAAGTCTATGATTGAACTCAGTAGAACTCAAGATGAGGAAGTTGGCGATGGTACGACTACAGTGATTATCCTTGCTGCAGAGATCCTTGCACAGACTTTCCCCTATATCGAGAAAAATATTCACCCAGTAGTTATTATCCAGGCTCTGAAGCAAGCACTGTCTGACGCCCTGGCAACCATTGAAAGGGTATCCAAACCGATTGATACCAACGATGAGAAATCTATGGTAAAACTGATAGCTGCTTCCATTGGAACGAAGTATGTGGCTCAGTGGTCAGATCATATGTGCCATTTGGCCCTGAAGGCAGTAACGACTGTTAAAGTGCTACAACCTGACGGGCGCTCTGAAATTGATATCAAGCGCTACGCTAAGGTGGAAAAAATTCCCGGAGGAGAAGTGTCTGACTCTTACGTTCTTGACGGAGTTATGTTCAATAAAGACGTTGTGCATCCCAAGATGCGAAGACGTATCGAGAATCCAAGAGTCTTACTATTAGATTCACCTTTGGAATACAAGAAAGGGGAATCTCAGACGAACATTGAGATcaccaaggaagaagattggGCTCGTATTCtagaaattgaagaagaacaggTGCGCTTGATGTGCGAACAGATTTTATCTCTGAAACCAGATGTTGTTATAACTGAGAAAGGTGTCTCTGATTTAGCCCAACACTACTTATTGAAAGGTGGCTGCAGTGCTCTTCGAAGACTCAAAAAATCTGATAATAATCGTGTTGCTCGAGTTACAGGAGCAACCATTGTCAATAGGCTAGAAGACTTGAAAGAGTCAGATATCGGTACTCGTTGTGGTCTTTTTTCTGTGGATCTTATCGGTGATGAATATTATGCTTCAATGTCCCGATGCAGAGATCCTCAGGCATGTACAGTTGTTTTGAGAGGTGCATCAAAGGATATTTTGAACGAAGTTGAACGGAACTTGCAGGATGCAATGTCCGTAGCACGTAACGTTTTTTTGGAACCTCGCCTTGCTCCAGGTGGTGGTGCTACAGAGATGGCAGTTTCTGTGGCTCTTGCTGAGCATGCACGATCTTTGGAGGGTGTTCAACAATGGCCGTATCAAGCAGTAGCAGATGCCTTTGAAGTTAttccaagaactttgatACAGAATTGCGGAGGCCACTCTATCCGAGTTTTATCACAACTACGTGCCAAACATGCTACTGGTGAATACAATTGGGGTATTGACGGAGAGCAAGGGAAGGTTGTTAACATGGACGAATATGGCATCTGGGAACCGGCAGCGATCAAGTTACAAAGTGTTAAGACTGCAATTGAAAGTGCTTGCTTGTTATTGAGAGTAGATGATATTGTAAGTGGAGTGAGGCGTCAACCTGAATGA
- a CDS encoding Cholinephosphate cytidylyltransferase, also known as CTP:phosphocholine cytidylyltransferase has protein sequence MASRKSPRKRVRDQEESDNSSVQTIKVVSDVPTKRPKLSRKTSDELAFAENERKLDEQLPADLRKFRPTGFKFNLPPEGRSIRIYADGVFDLFHLGHMKQLEQCKKAFPNVTLVCGIPNDKETHKRKGLTVLTDKQRYETIKHCRWVDEVIPDAPWVVDVGFLEKHKIDYVAHDDLPYASSGSDDIYRPIKEIGMFLVTQRTEGVSTSDIITKVIRDYDKYLMRNFARGATRKELNVSWLKKNELDLKKHINDFRSYFKKANINLNASSKDLYFEVREYLRGNNNSNGNESSPNKSDSDSNSVNSSTASTSGTMDDLMNIVQSRSPATDFAAKYNSNENLKRNRSFINNLKDYWKRRSESGEENQSN, from the coding sequence ATGGCTTCCAGAAAgtctccaagaaaaaggGTAcgagatcaagaagaaagtgatAACTCTTCGGTCCAGACAATTAAGGTAGTTAGTGACGTACCTACTAAGCGGCCTAAACTTTCCCGTAAGACAAGCGACGAATTGGCGTTTGCGGAAAATGAACGAAAACTCGACGAACAACTTCCTGCTGATCTTCGAAAATTCAGGCCGACAGGCTTTAAGTTCAACTTGCCTCCAGAAGGACGCTCAATTCGTATTTATGCAGACGGAGTCTTCGACTTGTTTCATTTAGGTCACatgaaacaattggaacaaTGTAAGAAAGCTTTCCCCAATGTTACCTTGGTTTGTGGAATTCCTaatgataaagaaacaCACAAACGTAAGGGATTGACGGTCCTTACAGATAAGCAACGCTATGAGACTATTAAACATTGCCGTTGGGTGGATGAGGTGATTCCTGATGCTCCTTGGGTAGTTGATGTGGGTTTTCTTGAGAAACACAAAATTGACTATGTTGCACATGATGACCTTCCATACGCCTCGTCTGGTTCCGATGATATATACAGACCTATCAAGGAAATCGGAATGTTTTTAGTGACACAAAGGACAGAAGGTGTTTCTACCTCTGACATAATCACTAAAGTAATTAGGGATTACGACAAATACCTGATGCGAAACTTCGCACGGGGAGCAACTAGGAAAGAGTTAAACGTCAgttggttgaaaaaaaatgaattggatttgaagaaacataTCAACGATTTTCGTAGCTATTTTAAGAAAGCTAACATCAATCTCAATGCTTCGTCCAAGGACCTATACTTTGAGGTTAGGGAATATCTAAGAGGAAACAACAACTCCAATGGGAACGAAAGTAGCCCCAACAAGTCTGATTCCGACTCTAATTCTGTGAATAGTAGCACTGCAAGCACTAGTGGCACAATGGATGATTTGATGAATATAGTACAATCTCGATCTCCCGCAACAGACTTTGCTGCAAAATATAACAGCAATGAaaatctgaagagaaatcgatcattcatcaacaatttgaaagactACTGGAAAAGAAGATCCGAATCCGGTGAAGAGAACCAAAGTAACTGA
- a CDS encoding WD repeat-containing protein, which translates to MAKTKTQILQSKLRKQESNVYPLLEINFEEMPIFAMAAHPSKSLIALGFATGHVQMITYDPKTLKEEARNLFKAFRSDYKGQTKSVMNTDRKWWRVDKLKIHATKDSLIQWKTKRHKGSCRALCFDPSGSKLFTAGSDNVLKCANSVTGKVLYKVVLDIKSRISKMIVAPTKPLILIGDESGNVHVYDQRTLKKLHFIENCHGDAVNGIVSLASTNENEFVSCGSSSLTHFNVKSGIIAESEDQEDEIMSVTVVDPDNCEVLMCGMSEGGVSVWNKNSNNFDSMIRKTKTGEDSVDSVIGTLKGDSCVWAGTSGGLVHLIHSKNGKILETREHSKTDDVTFLDLDYEYRLITCGTDRVRLWGELQDVEKEEDEEEQEEEEATTEEEDPSDSSDSTNDVEIDLPKDISSEYDENKSSINSNDDSRVVSDRSALLGDIDNPSESIQKKKRRKVIKNSGNLVLGSFFAGL; encoded by the coding sequence ATGGCTAAAACAAAGACTCAAATCCTTCAATCAAAGCTCCGAAAGCAAGAATCCAATGTATACCCCCTATTAGAGATAAATTTTGAGGAGATGCCAATTTTTGCTATGGCGGCTCACCCTTCGAAGAGTTTGATCGCGCTTGGGTTTGCTACGGGCCACGTACAAATGATCACCTACGatccaaaaactttaaAAGAAGAGGCAAGGAACTTATTTAAAGCGTTCAGGAGCGACTATAAAGGTCAGACTAAAAGTGTAATGAACACTGATAGAAAATGGTGGAGAGTAGACAAACTCAAAATTCACGCCACCAAAGATTCCCTAATCCAATGGAAAACCAAAAGACATAAAGGAAGTTGCAGAGCACTTTGCTTTGATCCTAGTGGTAGCAAGCTTTTTACAGCTGGGTCTGAcaatgttttgaaatgtgCAAATAGCGTCACGGGGAAAGTTTTATACAAGGTCGTTCTAGATATTAAGTCACGCATTTCGAAAATGATTGTAGCCCCAACCAAACCTCTTATTCTAATTGGAGATGAATCTGGAAATGTTCATGTTTATGATCAAAGAACACTCAAAAAGCTACATTTTATTGAGAACTGTCATGGTGATGCTGTCAACGGGATTGTATCGTTAGCGTCGACCAACGAGAATGAGTTTGTATCGTGTGGGTCTTCATCGTTGACACATTTCAACGTGAAAAGTGGTATAATTGCAGAGTctgaagatcaagaagatgaaataATGAGTGTTACAGTAGTAGACCCCGATAATTGTGAAGTACTTATGTGCGGCATGAGTGAAGGAGGCGTATCAGTATGGAATAAGAATTCTAACAACTTTGATTCCATGAtaagaaaaacaaagacCGGCGAAGACAGCGTGGACAGTGTAATTGGGACTTTGAAGGGCGATTCCTGTGTTTGGGCAGGCACAAGCGGTGGACTAGTTCATCTtattcattcaaagaatggaAAGATTCTTGAAACTAGGGAGCACAGTAAAACGGACGATGTTACCTTTCTTGACCTAGACTACGAGTACCGATTGATTACTTGCGGCACCGATCGTGTGAGACTATGGGGAGAATTGCAGGATGTAGAAAAGGAGGAGGATGAAGAGGAGcaggaggaggaggaagcAACgacagaagaagaagatccaagTGACTCTTCAGACTCCACAAATGATGTCGAAATTGACTTGCCTAAGGATATTAGTTCTGAATATGACGAAAATAAATCATCCATAAACAGTAACGATGATTCTAGGGTGGTATCGGACAGATCTGCTCTTTTGGGAGATATAGATAATCCATCTGAATCAAtacaaaagaaaaaaaggcGAAAAGTTATTAAAAATTCAGGAAACCTTGTTTTAGGTTCATTCTTTGCAGGTTTATAG
- a CDS encoding Putative protein with similarity to predicted tyrosine phosphatases Oca1p and Siw14p, with protein sequence MYSQGDQLIRQLRIYDSTAGELEQYEEPQDEFTSLKILDRCPEFVPPINFAIVEDGIYRSGHPQAFNFPYLQKLNLKTIIYLGDKTDNYDYYRWLRDQGIDFHYLNMQSCVEPFMFKDDSVIQQALKLIVHKENYPMLIHSNKGKHRVGVLVGIMRKLLQGWCISGIFDEYGRFAGGKGEGDVEYIETFKTDLLIDKNTKPEFVRVG encoded by the coding sequence ATGTACTCTCAAGGTGATCAGCTAATCCGCCAGCTGAGAATCTATGATTCCACAGCTGGTGAATTAGAACAATACGAGGAGCCTCAAGATGAGTTCACTTCTCTCAAAATTTTAGATCGGTGTCCTGAATTTGTTCCCCCAATCAATTTTGCTATAGTAGAGGATGGTATCTACAGGTCAGGTCATCCTCAAGCATTCAATTTTCCGTATTTACAAAAACTGAACCTAAAAACAATCATATATTTGGGTGACAAGACGGACAACTATGACTATTACCGGTGGCTCCGCGATCAAGGTATAGATTTTCATTACCTAAATATGCAAAGCTGTGTAGAGCCGTTTATGTTCAAGGATGACTCGGTTATTCAGCAGGCTCTGAAGCTAATTGTTCACAAAGAAAACTACCCAATGTTAATTCATTCGAATAAGGGCAAACATAGGGTGGGGGTATTAGTGGGTATCATGAGAAAACTGCTTCAGGGGTGGTGTATTTCTGGCATATTTGATGAGTATGGACGTTTTGCCGGGGGAAAAGGGGAGGGCGATGTGGAGTACATCGAGACATTCAAAACCGATTTACTGATCGACAAGAACACCAAACCAGAGTTCGTCCGAGTGGGGTAA
- a CDS encoding Mitochondrial porin (voltage-dependent anion channel), outer membrane protein: MAVPAFSDISKASNDVLGKDFYHLTPVSLDVKTVAANGVTFTAKGKSAGDKLSGNLETKYADKKNGLTLTQGWNTANALDTKVELADTLTPGLKAEVVGSVVPDKKKDAKLNLTYAHQAFTARTFLDLLKGPTVNADFTAGKDGVTLGGTASYDINAASVTKYAFAVGYKAPDYSISLSALDNVKLFSAGYYHKVSPLVEVGGKATYDSKSSIANPVALEVATKYQVDSTAFVKAKIADSGIASFAYSQDLRKGVKLGLGAAIDVLKLNEATHKLGVSLSFSA; this comes from the coding sequence ATGGCCGTACCAGCATTTTCCGACATCTCAAAAGCATCTAATGATGTACTAGGCAAGGACTTTTATCACTTGACCCCAGTCTCTTTGGACGTGAAGACTGTTGCTGCCAACGGTGTAACTTTCACTGCCAAAGGTAAATCTGCCGGTGACAAGCTATCTGGAAACCTGGAGACCAAGTACGCCGACAAAAAGAACGGTTTGACTTTGACTCAGGGCTGGAACACTGCCAATGCCCTAGACACCAAGGTTGAGCTGGCTGACACTTTGACTCCCGGTTTGAAAGCTGAGGTTGTCGGATCTGTTGTTCCCgacaagaagaaggacGCTAAGCTGAATTTGACCTATGCTCACCAAGCATTCACTGCCCGAACattcttggatttgttAAAGGGCCCTACAGTGAATGCTGACTTTACCGCTGGTAAAGACGGTGTCACTTTGGGTGGAACTGCTTCCTATGACATTAATGCCGCTTCCGTCACCAAATATGCTTTCGCTGTCGGATACAAGGCCCCAGACTACTccatttctctttctgcTTTGGATAACGTCAAACTGTTTTCTGCCGGTTATTACCACAAAGTTTCTCCTCTCGTCGAGGTAGGTGGTAAAGCTACTTACGACTCTAAGTCCTCTATTGCAAACCCAGTTGCTTTGGAAGTAGCAACTAAGTATCAGGTTGATTCGACAGCTTTCGTTAAAGCCAAAATAGCTGATTCTGGTATTGCCTCATTTGCCTACTCCCAAGATTTAAGAAAGGGTGTTAAGTTAGGTTTAGGAGCTGCTATTGACGTTCTCAAGTTGAACGAGGCCACTCATAAGCTAGGTGtatctctttctttctctgCTTAA